A region of Vitis vinifera cultivar Pinot Noir 40024 chromosome 13, ASM3070453v1 DNA encodes the following proteins:
- the LOC100246173 gene encoding LOB domain-containing protein 1 produces the protein MEYTHRTTATLGVSTTILSASSSNSSPSPSPSSLPTTVQGPCAACKILRRRCTERCVLAPYFPPTEPLKFVIAHKVFGASNIVKALQELPESKRADAVSSMVYEAYARNRDPVYGCAGAISHLQKQLNDLQAELAMTQAALLLIQCQQHEQNHENTAIFDQDKYFSSVLEPSWQ, from the exons ATGGAATACACACACAGAACTACCGCAACACTCGGAGTTTCAACTACTATTTTATCTGCTTCCTCATCTaattcttctccttctccttctccttcttctcttcCAACTACTGTTCAGGGTCCCTGTGCTGCCTGCAAAATCCTTCGTCGTCGATGCACTGAGAGATGTGTGTTAGCTCCATATTTTCCACCGACTGAACCACTCAAATTTGTCATTGCCCATAAGGTCTTTGGAGCTAGCAACATCGTCAAGGCCTTGCAG GAACTTCCCGAGTCCAAGAGAGCGGATGCAGTAAGCAGCATGGTATATGAAGCCTATGCGAGAAATCGTGATCCAGTCTATGGTTGTGCTGGTGCAATTAGTCACCTTCAGAAACAACTTAATGATCTCCAAGCAGAATTGGCTATGACACAAGCGGCGCTCCTTCTCATACAATGCCAACAACATGAACAAAATCATGAGAATACAGCCATCTTTGATCAGGACAAATATTTCAGCTCCGTCTTGGAGCCTTCTTGGCAATGA